The window AGGAACCAGGACATTCATTCCTCAATCGATTTTTATTCATGGAGTCGGGATGATCAGGAATGCAATGACTAAAACCACAATGTGGGTCCTTTTCCATATCAAAAGGTCAAGAATTCAGCTTAGAAATTCAGCTTTTTGGTGGATAGCAGTGCACCTTTGAGTTTGATTTTAACACACCAGTCATCATTTTCCATGACAGGATTGAAGGCGATTTGCTGCTTTCAGCAGTAAAACGTCACAGTCACCACAAGACTGTGCATACCTTGAGGGAAATAAAAGATCTTCCTAAGAAACAGGGACACCTTTGAGATAAACTAATTCAGTATTGAGTTATTTAATATCCTGGACCCTGCAGGATGGAAAGCCCTGAAGTGGCCTATTCCCTTTAGCCCACCAGGTTACCTTTAAATGCCTGAGGGAGTTGTGCAATGAATGTAAAAGCAGGCCACACTTATATCCAGGCCATTTTTATTGATCCTCAAAACCCCTTTTACAACCCCCCGTCTTGACCACAAAGGGAAgataaaaaaaacacagcaataaagtaaagaaaataataataaaattggCATAATTAAGGCAGTTCTACATCTTACATAGACTTTCCTGTAGTAACACAGATTTAGACAGTACAAGCAGTAGGTTCGAGAACATCGCAGCGAAAAGCAACACTTGCCAAAAGTGAGCTATTCACTTATGATGGACTTCCATTCAAATCCATGAAATGACATTCTACTTGTAGAGAGAAATCCTTGGAGAGAAATCCAAGCTCTTGGAAGATCCAAAATTAATTTGAGGGGCTTTACTGATCTTACCCAAAACACGAAAAGCACTTGATCCTCTCTCTGGAAGATCTGTCAGTCTCTGGTTTGTTCTATATTAATTTCTCAGAgagtaataaataaatacatcttaCTACTAAATTGCCATTGAGTCCAAGGTAGGAGGCAAGTGTCTTAACATTGTTCAGAGTGGCTTCTCAAATTTAGCAGTTTTGTTTACATTCATCCTTGGAGAGAAGAGATGCGGGAGGACGATGTCCCTATACAGGTGAGCTGCGACCCAACACAGAACCACACCTCTGGTCACTTCACAAATGACACCATAGCACTGTAGTTATCCAGACCAGCGTCTCTCGCTCACTCTTCTCTGCCTTTCACTGCGTCCAAGCAGTTACAGTGAAAGACAACACAAAAAGCTGAATTGTCTCCAGTGGGCAACACTCTACTCAAGTCTTTCCAAACTTTCCACCCTTCCAGGCCCCTTCACAGCATTATTGACTCAGGTCCTCTCTCACTCAGCAGCTGACGGTGCTGGGCAGCTGTTTGCTCACAAAGTCTGAGATGAAGTCAAACTCGTTCTGGCCCAGGAAGAGTTCGGGCAGCTCCTGAACGCGGTCCAGGCCCAGCTCCATGACCAGGGACGTCAAAACCTCCTCGTCAATCATGTCTGCGTCCATGCCGTTCAAAGCTAGTGCCGGCCCAGCCATCTGCTGCATGTTAGCCAGCTGGGCCGGGCCAATGCGGTACTGGGCTGCACCGTTGCCCATGTGGTTGCTGTTCATGGGCCCCAGTGGATGTCCGTGATACTGGGTGTTGAGTTTTTGCAGATGCATGCTGGCCATGAGCTGCTGGGACGTGAGACCACCATTCATatactgttgttgttgctgtgggTGCTGCTGGGCCTGCTGTTGCTGGCTCATGTGATGGTGCTGGGGGTGGTGTTGCTGCTGGGCCTGCCCGTTGTTGTACATTATGTTACCAGACGTCATTTGGTGGTGGCCCATCTGAGCCCCGTTGAGCTGTCCGTTCACGGGCCCCACCATGCCTTGCCGCTGCCTCATGGCCACCTCCATGGTGGCCTGCTGCTGAGGTCCCCCGCCGTAGTGCATCATCTGGCCATTGGGCAGAGCTCGGAGGCCAGGCTGAGGCACCACATGCTGCTGGTGGCCTGCCTGCAGGCCTCCGTTCATGCCCATTCTGTAGCCGTGGAGGCCCCCACCCACAGAGCTGTGGTTCATGGGCATCATTAGATGATCCGCCATGGCTCCTGTCTTTGAGCATAGAGGAAACACAGTTAAAGCGATGCAGTTGATTTTCAACCCCTCATGTAGGTAGGTAGAAGTCCAATGAGCATGCAGTAGCCTACATTTGGCACGATTGAAACCAATTAGTGAATAGGTGACATGCCATGGACATGACTTGGCTGCACTAGAGGAACCTGTCTGGATGCATAAGAGCAGTTTATGGCAGTTCGTGTAGAAAAACGGGTTGATTTGGCAACAACAATTTATTTCGATATATTTGAGGTTTGAGAAATATTGTTACGCAATATTATTTCCTGGAAATATGTAGCCTACAATGTCCTAAACTGGCAGAGTGAAACCACAGGAGACGCTTCCTATTCAAGAACCGCTGGGTTTGTGCTCTTTTCGCGAACACTAGAAAGCCTTTCCATGTCTTCCTCAGCGTCACTGCAAATACTCCTTTGTGCCTTGCCGATTGAAACACAGGTAGGCTAACTATCAACCTTGTTACCTTTACAACTAGATATTCGATTGATTTAACAGATTATAAAATGCGTCTCGGTTAGTGATGCATTAATTATAatttggtttatattccctcCACAGTGCACATCAAACACAATGAAACCAGCTCGGTTATTTTATGCACGTTGCAACAAAGAAGCGATACATTGGCATTATGCATTCTCCAACAACTGTAGCCTATATTATATGGTTGTTCAAATTTAGGATTGCTTCCCAAATTCAATGCATAACATCCATTACGTCTACGACCTCCTCCCTTTGTTAATACACACCACTATTTTATTTCAATCAAATATTTCTAGCCTACAATTGCATTGCTGATTAATTATTCCCATACTCCTAAAAACAACGAAAAGGCAAACAATGGATCAGCAACCCCAAGACCTTCACACAAACGCCAGACAGCGAATTCTACAATAAATGCATTAAAACAAACACGTACCCGTATCTACTCGGATTAAAATTCAGGGATTTTGCTACTGCTACGTTTTATTTGAGTTTTGCACTGCAAAGCGAGGTGTCTCCAGATTACAGTATGTATTCCACAGGGTTGCGCTTCATGCTCAAGCAGGGCCGATGCACAGATTGCCGCATCAGATCTTGAAACAACTGCCTATTTTCTGGGTCAACTCAGGGATTATACATCTAAAAAAAACTCAGGGGAGgcatggggggagagagaggtggagctaCGGTTGCCTCTCCTTTGTTCCGATTGGTCTCTACTTGATATAGTTGTGCATGTGCATAGAAAAAAGAAGTGGAGTACTGTGACACACTAGCCAATTTGAATACCCCACCCCtctgtatttttttaataatcAATGATTCTCCCATAGAGAATGacagaggcctctagtggccagtTTTAGTATGGGCAATGCCATTGAGGATGTCCATGCTTctgccattttaaagtagtcaactttttatttaactaggcaagtcagttaagaacaatttcttattgacagcctaccccggccaaaccagtACTAcattgggccaattgtacgccaccctatgggaccccaatcacggccagatgtgatacagcctggattcgaaccagggactgcagtgacacctcttgcactgagatgcagtgcctaagacTGCTGCAGCACTCTGGAGCCTATTGCTATGGTTTCTCCCCTTCTCTGATAAATGTGGACAACAATGTGTTTTAATATAATTATCTTGTTTCTAAGATGTCGCTGGGTTTTAGTTTAACACACAAATACTATATAATTCATAAGAGTTACAGTGGGAAATGTGTTTAATTATAATAGATAGGTAGGtggtttgtgtgtctgtttgtctacacctactggagtgtgtgtgtgtgtgtgtgtgtgtgtgtgtgtgtgtgtgtgtgtgtgtgtgtgtgtgtgtgtgtgtgtgtgtgtgtgtgtgtgtgtgtgtgtgtgtgtgtgtgtgtgtgtgtgtgtgtgtttcatctcAAAGATCACTGAGAGTCTATGTGACACACCAGTCTGCTGTGCATTGTCTGAGTGTGGACGGGGAGGGGCAGTGGAATGCCTGTGCTATTCTAGGCCACTGGCAGCAGTGGCTGTTGTGATAGTGTGCTCTGACTGCAGATGCATGTGCCTCAGATCGCCTTTCACCACAAGGACTCTAGCCTGCAATTGCAATTGAATGAAAAGATCTTAGTATTTTGAGTAACCCATTGTGTaaagcaggtattcccaaactggggtacgcttACCCCTGGTAATGCCGTCAGAGGTAcgtcaaataaaaatgtgattcatgtaaaaaatatctatatatttttgtaaaaaaaaactattcttcacattttcaaacagtccatttatattttccaacagggctacACATTTGTGTCGTTTTTTTTTTCTCGTCTAAGAAGCCTCGTTTCActtccaaaaataaaatgaaaccatctagtgttcagcgaaataataACTCAATGTCAAATACAGTTAGCCTCGTCAAATAagtaacatccaatcacattaactgttactctctcgcgggaattccactaacggtctgtATGCAGCCAAACACAgatgctgctcattctgtttgatcgaaaattgataaatggttaaaaaaagtaaAGACACATACCaactctactggtagtactgcaactaccagcagtactacacctgtacctgtcgacgacacaagttgttctgcttccaggagcacatccaatgctagcatcagtaattctacatttgttgttagcccagctagcatggaaactgacagttgtgaatctgatgcagccgaagagctactgcccccttacccgggaaagcaccgaacaacagacagggacgttggaccatcgaagaggcgcaaatatgataagaactacattgatttggggttcacttatattgtgagtagtgcctttcctcggCCACAGTGTGCAAAatatgccaatttgaaaaataagccacaggagttttttgagcgagaattaagatgacttttgagtagtaagacatgtataaaagcaacagataccattaataagaaggggctagaagcgtcttatatggtgagctaccgagtggctaggacaggcaagccccatactattgtggaggacttaattcttcctgctgcctcGGATATGgttgggacaatgctgggggaaaaggccaacaaaactatactgtcaacactgtttcacgacgcatcagtgacatacTGTATGTGCAAAAGTattctcacaactcgatgaaaccttcactcttgcgcagacatttagaaacaaaacatgcccatttgaaaaataagccacaggagtttgaGTCCAGAATTAAGATGACATTTgtgtagtaagacatgtataaaagcaacagatacaaTTAATAAGAAGGGTCTAGAAGCCAAAAACACTATACAGACAATGGCTTCATCAAACAACTCTGTTTCACGATGCATCATTGACaaggcaggagatgttttgaactgaaacagttactgcttcgcatacaagccagtgaattctatgcattacagctggatgagtaaACAGACATGGCGGgtctggcacagctcctggtatatgtccgttacgttaacggggggtcaattaaggaagacatcctcttctacaaaccactggaaaccaggagaACAGCAGTGGATTTTTTACTgtacagctttgtgacatcaaatggactttggtggtcaagatgtgttggtatctgtactgatggtgcaaaagccatgacaggaagACATAATGGAGTGGTAacacgcgtgcaagcagttgctcccgacgccacttagGTACACCACTtaggtacactgcagcatcctctgagaggctcttgctgccaagggaatgcttgacagcttgaaagatgttttggacactacagtgaaaatggttaactttgttaaagcaaggcccctgaactctcgtgtattttatgcactatgcaatgatatgggcagcgaccatgtaacgcttttacaataTACAGAAGTGctctggttatcaaggggcaaagtattgagacgttttttgaattgagagacgagcttaaagttttctttactgaccatcattttcacttgtctgtcCGCTCGCACAATGACGAGtatctcacacgactggcctatatgggtaatgtttttttctcacctgcatgatctgaatctaggattacagggactctccgcaactatattcaatgtgcgggacaaaattgaggctatgattaagaagttggagctcttctctgtctgcattaacaaggacaacacacatgtctttccatcattgtatgatttgtttgtgtgcaaatgaacccaagcttacggacaatgtaaaatgtgatatagcgaagcacctgagtgagttgggtgtacATTTACGcgggtactttcccgaaacggttgacacaaacaactggattcattatccctttcatgccctgcctccagttcacttaccgatatctgaaattgaaattgcaacaagcggttctgtgaaaatgtaatttaattcagaagccactgccagatttctggattgggctgtgctcagagtatcctgccttggcaattcgagctgttaagacactgatgccctttgcaaccacgtacctatgtgagagtggattctcggccctcactagcatgaaactcaatacaggcacagactgtttGTGGaaaaagactgagactctctccaatataacccaacattgcagagttatgtgcatcctttcaagcacacccttctcattaacttgtggtgagttattcacaattgttGATGAACAAATTAGGTTTTATATGtcagatggctaaataaagagcaaaattattgattattattattcgtGCCCTgttcctataagagctctttttcacttcccacgagccgggttgtgacaaactcgcactcattcttatgttaaataaatgtattgtaaagtgtgtgtgtggcaggcttacaacgatgacaaaaaacaacatttgagagtgcactgaccctggtgcCAGAGGGGGTACGGAGGtcgaatgtttgaaggggtacgggactataaaaagtttgggaaccactgatctatGTTACATTTTATGCCAACGTATTTTGACATATTAGCGGAACCTTTTTTTTACCACACAAATTAACAAAAttacaggctaagaatggacagagagaggcctATGTGTTCGTcttatcatatttctccaatgccaaatcagcgTGTGTTGATTGCAACGAAACTGTCTATGTTCACAAATAGTTAAATCTGAGACATAGTTAGGAATCTGAGCATGTCACTgtactttcaaaagttaggcctacctttccaccccagacagagtagggctaCTGGCGCATAAAAAAGTAcaaaagtgcattcggaaagttcagaccccttccctttttccacattttgttacgttacagccttattctaaaattgattacattttaaacaaaaatcaatctacacacaataccccataatgacaaatgtgaaaacaggtttagcAATTTaggcaaatgtattacaaataaaacacaaagtattcagaccctttgctgtgagccttgaaattgagctcaggtgcatcctgtttccattgatcatccttgagatgcttctacaacttgattgtctatataaggtcccatggTTGACAggacatgtcagagcaaaaaccaagccatgaggccgaaggaattgttcgtagagctccgagaatggattgtgtcgaggcacagatctggggaagggatgAGATGAGATGAAAGATCCTTcccaaaggacaaccatctctgcagcactccatcaatcaggcctttatggtagaggggccagacagaagtcactcctcagtaaaaggcacgacagcccgcttggagtttgccaaaaagcgcCTAAAGACTCTCaagccatgagaaacaagattctttggtctgatgaaaccaagattgaacgttTTGTCTGGAattccaagtgtcacgtctggagtaaacctggcaccatccctatggtgaagcatggtggaggcagtatcatgctgtggggatgtttttcagcggcaggtactggtcgactggtcaggatcgagggagagatgtgctggccactccattatagaaaGAATACCatctgactgcttcttccctaaatacagttgaagtcagaagtttacatgcagtacaccttagccaaatacatttaaactcagtttcacaattcctgacatttaatcatagtaaaaattccctgtcttagctcagttaggatcacccctttattttaagaatgtgaaatgtcagaataatattagagagaattatttattttggcttttatttctttcatcacattcccagtgggtcagaagtttgcatacactcaattagtatttggtagcattgccgttaaattgtttaacttgggccaacGTTTCGGGggggccttccacaagcttcccacaataaattgggtgaattttgacctattcctcctgacatagctggtgtaactgagtcaggtttgtaggcctccttgctcgcacacactttttcagttctgcccacaaatgttctataggattgaggtcagggctttgtgatggccactccaataccttgactttgttgtccttaacgtAGCAAAAATTACTAACTCATCTTTCGACCAAAttagcagttactgcctttttgcttggtagggtaGTATAGGTTTCAAATTTTTTAAATATGTTGACTGATAAAAAACTAAGACAATTACTCAAAGATAAATACCATTTTTGTATATACATTTTGATATATGGGTTTCCATGGTTAAGGCTGGGCGGCACCTCCTAATGGACAGGTGTTTTATCTACAGCTATGCCTTTGGTCTCctatccagggttttaaccaagcccagccttgcttagctttgatatttgccactaccaatgtgctattgtgagaatgattgttgagagACGTCCACTTATTAACAAAATAGATTCACTGCTACTATCAAAGTCATTCCTCCttcaccccctcctcttctcctgtccttctctctcctcctcccctacccctcctcctctctcctcctctccttttgtcctcctctgtccttctttcctccaccacctcctcatctcccttctacagtgccttcggaaagtattcagactttttgactttttccacattttgttacattacagccttattctaaaatgtattaaatacaaataaatcctcattaatctacacataataccccataatgacaaagcgaaaactggtTCAGGCATTTTTGAAAATTAATAAAAAtattaaacagaaatacctttacctaagtattcagaccttttgctatgagactcgaaatttagctcgggtgcatcctgtttccattgatcatccttgagatgtttctacaacttgattggagtccacatgtagTAAATtcacttgattggacatgatttggaaaggcacacaactgtctatataaggtcccacagtgcatgtcagagcaaaaaccaagccatgagatcgaaggaattgtccatagagcgccgagacaggattgtgttgaggcacagatctggggaaggttaccaaaaaatatctgcagcattgaaggcctccaagaacacagtggcttccatcattctttaatggaagtttggaaccacaaagactcctcccagagctggccgcccagccaaactgagcaattgggggagaagggccttggtcatgcaggtgaccaaaaacctgatggtcactctgagagagctccagagttcctctgtggcgatgggagaaacttccagaaggacaacgatctctgcagcactctaccaatcaggcctttatggtagagtggccagacggaagcccctcagtaaaaggcacatgacagcccactcggagtttgccaaatggcccctaaagactcccagaccgtggaaacaagattctctggtctgatgaaaccaagatggaactctttggcttgaatgccaagcgtcacatctggaggaaacctggcaccatccatatggtaaagcatggtggtggaagcatcatgctgtggggatgtttttaagtagcagggactgggagactagtcaggatcgaggaaagatgaacggagcaaagtaagagagattcttgatgaaaacctgctccagagcgctcagaacctcagactggggcaaaggttcaccttccaataggacaacgaccctaagcacacagccaagacaatgcaggagtgattTTGGGCCAAGTTTCTGAATGTctatgagtggcccagccagagcccggacttgaacctgatcctctggagagacctgaaaatagttgtgcagcaacactccccatccaacctaacagagaggatctgcagagaataattggagaaacttcccaaatacaagtagcgtcatacccaagactttaatcgctgccaaaggtgcttcaaaaaaaaaaaaaaagtacggaataaagggtctgaatacttatgtaaatgtgatatttccgtttttatttgatatataaaagctgtttttgctttgtcattatggggtattgtgtgtagattggtgaggggaaaacaatttaatccatgttagattaatgctgtaatgtaacaaaatgtggaacaagtcgtggggtctgaataccttcctgaatgcactgtttTTGATGAGACCTTAGCTTACATGTCTCATGTATCTTTTTTATATGATATATGCAACATTTCTGTTGTCTAAATGTTATGTCAGACATTACAAGTGTATTTGCTGCCATATGTATCGCTTACAAGTTCCAGGTagaggggctcctgagtggtgcaaggcactgcatctcagtgcgagaggtgtcattacagtccctggttggaatccaggctgaatcacatctggccatgattgggagtcccatatggtggcacacaattggcccagtgtcactggggtaggctgtcattgtaaataagaatttgttcttaactgacttgcctagttaaataaatatataagcAGGTTGTTCTCTACCATTGTAGGGTTGTTCGCTCCCTTGTAAAAGAGAccatggtctcaatgggactacctgttgaaataaaggtaaaatatggGATATGTTTATTTTAGTTGACATTCTAAACAAATGGCTACCAATGACTGACTCTCTTTCTTGCAtaggagcattgggccagtaactggtaggttgctggatcgaatccccgagacgacaaggtaaaaatcttttgttttgcccttgaacatggcagttaacccccaacaacaattGCTCCCTGGCGCCGATGATGTCGATTAAAGCCGTATGTCCACCAGATGCGCATACGTTTTCCTTTATGTTGTTTTTGCCAGATGTCTAGTCCGCATTTTCCGTACTTGAAGCACAATTGCTTCGCAAGGCTGCAGAAAATGGCTGCTAAAAATGATGAATGGAGACACATTGCCAAATAATTGTATTACCTGGTCAGTTGAATGTGAAATAATTAACTGGAAAGTGGAAGCTTACATAAAGtgtccactatatatacacaaaagtatgtgtacacccATTCAAAATACTGGACACTGCTATATCAGCCCCACCCATTGcttacaggtgtataaaatcgagcacagagccatgcagtctccatagacaaacattggcagtagaatggccttactgaagagctcagt of the Oncorhynchus clarkii lewisi isolate Uvic-CL-2024 chromosome 3, UVic_Ocla_1.0, whole genome shotgun sequence genome contains:
- the LOC139405972 gene encoding cbp/p300-interacting transactivator 4b → MADHLMMPMNHSSVGGGLHGYRMGMNGGLQAGHQQHVVPQPGLRALPNGQMMHYGGGPQQQATMEVAMRQRQGMVGPVNGQLNGAQMGHHQMTSGNIMYNNGQAQQQHHPQHHHMSQQQQAQQHPQQQQQYMNGGLTSQQLMASMHLQKLNTQYHGHPLGPMNSNHMGNGAAQYRIGPAQLANMQQMAGPALALNGMDADMIDEEVLTSLVMELGLDRVQELPELFLGQNEFDFISDFVSKQLPSTVSC